The Imtechella halotolerans DNA window AATCTGATTATGGATTATTTGTTTATTTATATCTTGGATTGGGGCATGGCTGGTGCTGCATGGGCTACCTCCATATCGTATGTGCTTTGTTTTGGATATGTGCTCTATTTTTTTTTAAGTAAACACAGTGAATTAAAACTTAAATTACCACATCTATTATTACAACTTTCTTTGGTAAGAGAAATCGGAGCTTTGGGTTTTGTAACTTTAGCTCGTCAGGCAGTGGTTAGTATAATTTATCTTTTAGTTAATAATATTTTATTTAATCTTGGTGGGGAGTCTTCTGTGGCAGTATATGCTATAATTGGAAGAATGCTAATGTTTGCCCTATTCCCTGTTTTAGGAGTCACTCAAGGTTTTCTACCTATAGCGGGTTACAATTATGGGGCCCATCATTATGAAAGGGTCCGTGAGACTATTAATACCTCTATAAAATATGCTTCGTTATTAGCCACGATTGTCTTTCTATTAATATTTATTTTTCCAGAGACAATTGTTAAAGTATTTACTTCTGATGTGATAGTGGTCGAAAATACACCTAATGCGATGCGATGGGTTTTTGCTGCCACACCTATAATTGCATTACAGTTAATTGGGGCAGCATATTTCCAAGCAATTGGTAAGGCAATACCCGCCTTATTGTTAACCCTTTCTAGACAAGGATTTTTCTTTATCCCATTAGTTTTGCTTTTGCCTAGGTTTTATGGTGAAAATGGAGTATGGATTTCTTTTGCAATTGCTGATGTACTTTCAACTATTGTAACAGGGTATTTTTTAAATAAGGAAATTAAAAAGGATTTAGTAACCAATTTTAGATAATCTTAGTATGGATTTGTATAATTACCTTAAAGCATTGCACCTTATTTTTGTTATTACTTGGTTTGCTGGGCTTTTTTATATTGTACGGTTATTTGTTTATCATGCTGAAGCAGTTGACAAGCCAGAGCCAGAACAAGGTATACTTATCAATCAATATAAATTGATGTCAAGGAGATTATGGAATATTATTACTTGGCCTTCAGCAATTTTGGCCAGTGTTTTTGCTTTTTGGATGCTTTTTTTTACTCCAATGGGAAAAGCTTGGTTAGCAATGCCATGGATGCACATTAAACTAGGTTTTGTGTTTTTATTGTATGTATATCACCTTAAGTGTCATCAGATATTTAAACAATTGCAACGCGACCAAATAAAATACAGTGCTTCTTTTTTTAGACTATGGAATGAAGGTGCCACCTTGCTACTTTTTGCTATTGTGTTTATTGTAATTTTAAAAAGCACACTATCTTGGATTTTTGGTGTTCTTGGGCTTTTTGGCTTGGCTATCCTGCTTATGATTGGAATTAAAGCATATAAACGATACAGAGAAAAACATCCCAATGCGTAGTGGAAAAGAATACATAATTGGAGGATTTATTTCTTTATTGGTAGGTACATTTGGATGTACCTCTCAGGAAGAATTAAGAAAGGTCTTTTCTTTTCCTTCTCAAATGAAAGAAGTGTCTGGAGTAACCTATGATGCTAAACGCTCCATGTTATGGGCGATCGAAGATAGTGGTAATAGAAATGAAGTTTATGGCATTGACACCCTAGGGACAGTGGTCAAAACAATTGCGGTAAATGGGGTTGAAAATAACGATTGGGAGGCCCTGACAATGGGAGCTGATGGAAGTTTGTATGTTGGAGATTTTGGAAATAATGGAAATACCCGGAAAAATCTTGCAATTTATGCGCTAAATCCAGAATCATTGTATGAGAATAATGCAGAAGTTGCTTATAAAGTTTCTTTTTATTATCCAGAACAACGAACTTTTCCACCCGAGAAAACCGAAAAATTCTATGATGCAGAAGCATTTTTTTTAGTAGGAGACCATTTTTACCTTATCACTAAAAATAGAAGTAAAGGTTTTGGAGGAACAGCAAGAGTTTATAAAATTCCTAATCGGGAAGGTAACCATGCAGCTTTACTTCTTGGAGAGCTAGAAACGTGTGAACGATTTTCGTACTGTGCAATTACCGATGCTGCTATTAGTCCTGATGGAACACGTATAGTCTTATTGAGTCAAAAATTTGTGTGGATCTTTGATCATTTTTCAGAACACAATTTTCTGCATTTAGCAAATCGGAAAATTGAATTACCTGGTATGACGCAGAGAGAAAGTATAACATTTAAAGATGCCAATACGGTTTGGATTGCTGATGAAAGGGATAAACATACTGGAGGAAAAGTGTATGAGTTTTTATTAACTCCTTAAAATGTAAATCCGATACCAAACGTAAATCGACCTGTTTCTTTTCCTTTAAAATAAGAGGTTTGTAAGGATATCATATTTATAGCATTTAGCCATAGCCCCCCTCCGGTGGCTGAATGCCAACTATTTGAATCTTCACCTTGCAACCAGACCCTGCCGTAATCAAATCCGCCAAAAACGCCTAAATTCATTGGGATAAAGCTCTTTTTGAAATTGGGAAAGCGTAAACGTAGATCAGAACTATGAACGAAAGATTGTTTTCCTAAAAAACGTTCATTTCGATATCCTCTTAAGTCAGTACCTCCTAGTGAAGCACCTTGGAAAAAATCATAGTCATTTGAGAATAACTTTTTGCCTTTCAGCCTGGTTGCCAAAACGAACTTTTTAGTAAGGGTTAGAGGTAAGGTAAAGGCTATGCTGCTCTCTACATATGGAACTTGTCGTTTTGTATTGTTGAGGTTAAATTTCCACCCTCCCTGTATATTAAAACTCATACCAGTTGAAGGTTGTGCTGGTTCGTCATAGTTTTGGAAAGTATATCCAAGGTCAATTCCTAAGAATTGCTGGTGGCTAAAAAGCCTAGGCTCAACAATACCTGGTTGATTGATAAACCTATTTTCGGTTTCTTCAACTTCTATGCTTTCTATGGAAAGTCCAGCATTAAGAGCGCTTCCATATTTTCCTATACGCATTAAAGCAGGGGAAAACGAATATATTTGCATGCGAACTCTGTTGAAGTCCATGCCGTTGTCTTTATCGGTGTTTATAGTCTCATTTCCAGGGCCAAAGTAATTAATTGCAAAATTTGAGCTAGTAGCATGAGCATTCAAGACTAAATTCCATTGGTTTCGCGCAAATGGAAATTGAGCGTTGTAAAAAATTTCAAATCCTTTGGTCGCAAAATAATAATTGGCTTTAAATTTATGCTGTTCAGAAAAGGGATTTTGAATAAAATTTTGTTTGGTAAGTGTAGTCACAAATCCTAATTTGAGACCATCATCTGGGTTATACCCTAATGAAGGCAATGTAGATAATATTGAGATGGGTACCTTTTTGTAAAAATATTCATTAATTTCATAATTATCACTCAATAGCTTTCTGGCATTAGAAGCGTTCTCTAAAGTGTTTTTCTTACTTACATAGTCATAAATCAACACTTTTTTACCATCTTCAATCGTATAGGTGTCATTATTCAAACCACCCAACAGTCTTAATTTAGCATGGTTATTATATGGGCCTGATACTTCATATATATCATCATCATCCAATCCATAAATCCATATTTCTTTCGAATTGTCATTGGTGTAGGTTTGAGAGAACATTAGTTGATCCCCACTTTTTTTAATGCGAAAAGTCTTTACTGTAGTACTTCCATCAAAGTTTCTTTGGATTATAAATCGGTCATCTTTATCAGTTCCTGAAATTAGAACTGTTTTGAGTAGTTGTTTATAATATCGAGCAGCATAGGAAGGTAATTTTTGTCTACGTATGGCAAAAATCCTCTTAATATCTTGAACAGTTGAATCTTGAATTTCAATTGGAAGTTTGGTAAAAGCAAATTCAAATAAATCATCTGTAAGGACTTCAGTAATCTCGGTTGCTTGTGTTACCCATTCTTTTTCTGTGGTCTTATTTAGTATAAGCAAATCAAGAGGGAAAGCAGTTTTATTAATCCATCGCGGAGGAGCAAACTTTTCTTGATAATTTTTTATATGTCTTAATGGTGGAAGTTTAACTAATAAAGATAGCAAGGCTCCGTCTACTTTTGCAAATACTTGATCTCGGTCCCTAGGTATTGGACGATAGACAATTGTATCACCTATTTCAAATTCTGACCATCTCCATTGGTCAGAATGACGATCCCAATCACCAATAAGCATATCAAATAATCGAGCTCTTAAGTACGCTTTGGTATCAACCTTGTATTTTTCATCTTTACGAAGGTTGTCCATCATATCATCTGTGCTGATGATATCTTGAGGATTGCCAAAATTATCTGCATCAATATGTTCTTTTGAGGGACGTTCTTCTAGCATATATAGGGCGTCACCATATTGATTGTTGTATTGTCTAAGTGCTGGTTGTTTTGGTATATAATATAATTGTGGACGGGTGTGGTAAAGGCCTAATGAAGCACTAAGGGTGTCCAGTATGAAGGGGGCATAGGGATGAGATGTCGTGTAAAAATCATAAATAAATGCTTCGGTGCTGGTGTTTTTAAAGACATCTTCCACATATTGATCTTCGAAAAGAGCAGTTTGTAAAAAACGAGTAGCATTTTTCTTTAAAGCTCTAATGACATATTCTTTACCTTCAGGATTTTCTAATCTGAGCGACATTGATTGGTTTCCTCCACCTGAGATAATTGGTGTCAATCCCCCAAAAATAGTATCAAGTTTTAGTGTTTTTGCAGAAATAGAGGTGCCATAAAGGTGTCGATAATGGGTGCCCCAAAGCCATTTGTAAAGAGTACTTTTCCTAGTGTCTTTTTTGTCATAAACGGAAGCCTGCACATGGGAGGCAGTTGTAGATAATGAATCCGTAAACTTAGCCTTGGAAGATTCCATAATCTTCTTTTGATAAAGAAGCGTTTCTGTTGTGTTTGAAGTGTCATAAAATTGTAACCAGACCTCTCCATTATCGAATAATTCTAGAGTTGCATATCCCGGAATGCCAGCTGTAAAACTTATTGGTTGAACTGCTTTTGCGGCCTCTATTTTCGATGCTGAACCACTGACAATTTGTTTTAATCCTCGGTCTTCAATGTATTGTAAAGAATGCTCATGTCCGGATACTAATATTATATTGTCTCTACCCTGTAACATGGTTTCAATTCGGTTGATCAAGAGTTTATATTGGGGGTGTTGCACATCAGCAGGGCTAGCGCCTGTTGTTTTTCTAAGGAGATTAATTACAGAGCCTAGGATAGGAAGCGGGATTTTTTTAATTGGGAACAAATGTTTGGATGCCGCATAATAGCCTCCATGAGGTCCATTTGTTAGTAAAGGATGATGAATTGCGATAAGGATAGTTTTATTTTGGTTTTTATTGATTAGACTACGTAGCTCTTCAAAGAAAGCGTCTCGAGTCTTTATGTCGCATTGATCATTTATCCCTGGGTGTTTATCCCAGTTTTGAATAAACCATTCACTATCAATGGTAATAAGGGTTAAGTTGTCGTTTATATCAAGTATGTCCAGCCCACATCCTTTTCTTGGGAGGAACGATTTCTTATCGCCTAAATAGTCTGTAACCATAAGCTGTTGACGCTCCAAACCTTTTAAACCGTTGTACCAATCGTGATTTCCTGGAATGAAAACTGTTTTTCCTTTAAAGTCATTGGTAATTTTAAGTTGCATTTTAAGCTTGTTTTGAGCTGATGCATAAGAAGGGTCATCCTCAGGTGGTAAACCTTTTTGATAAATGTTATCACCAAGAAACAAAAGTGTACTATTTGAAGATGCAAGTTTCAAACGATTTGAAAGATGATTTAGGGTTTGTGTTCCGATGGATTTATCAGCATTGCCGGCATCTCCTATTAGGAAAATAGTGTGACTGCCATTGGCTTTAGGAGGAGTTAATTCCTTGGTTGTTTTGATACCGTATTGTGGTTCAAGTGTAGCACAGCCAATGGAAGCCCAAAGCAGTATCGTGCTTACAAGAGCTGTTTTATTTCGGAAACTGAGGAGATAAACCCAAAACAATTTCATAATTTAGTACGGTTAATCATAATAAGATGAGTGTACTGCCCAAAGCCGAAGCGTTTGTTTTTCAGTTATTCAAAGATAAACTTTCTACATCATATACCTATCATAACTTTACACACACTTTGCAAGTGATCCAAGGTGTTAAGGAATTGATTGAAAATGAAAATCTTTCAATTGAGGAATCGTTGTTAGTTGAGTTGGCAGCTTGGTTTCATGATACAGGCTATATTGAAGGATGTAAGAACCATGAAGAAAGAAGTGCTGAAATTGCTAAAGATTTTATGGCAACTGAGGGGTTTTCAATAGAACAGCAATTGAAAGTGGCTTCTATAATTTTGGCTACGGAAGCACAAAGTGAGCCGAAAACAGTACTTGAAAAAATTCTGCGAGATGCTGATTACAAACATTTCACTAGTGAACATTATTTATCTATATGTGAGTCTCTCAGAGCTGAGTTACAATATACAGTAGGTAAGACCTATACAGATCTTGAATGGGCGTATGAAAACCAACGAATTTTGCTTTATGGACATCGGTTCTTCACTGAATATGCCAAAAAGAATTGGCAACCCTTAAAGGAGCTTACAATTGCTCAGGTTCAAAAAAGAATTACAAAACTCACTGAAGGAGATATCACCAAAACTGATCTAAAAAAGAAAAAACTTGAAAAAATGGAACGCCCTGAACGTGGTATTGAAACGATGTTTAGGGTGACACTAAATAATCATACCCGATTAAGTGAGATTGCAGATAGCAAAGCCAATATTTTACTGTCTGTAAATGCAATAATCATTTCAATTGCCTTATCTACTCTTATACCTAAGTTAGATGCGCCAAGTAATGCACATTTAATAATGCCTACCTTGGTTATGCTTTTATTTAGCGTTGCTTCGATAATTTTTGCTATAATGTCTACAAGACCAAAGGTAACCAGAGGAGTATTTACTCCTGAAGATGTCGCACAGAAAAAAGTTAATCTTTTGTTTTTTGGTAATTTTTATAAAATGCCAATAGAGTCGTACTTAAAAGCGGTAAATGAGGTGATGAAAGATAGGGATTACCTCTATGATTCCATGATAAAGGATTTGTATTATCTTGGTTTGGTTCTTAATAGAAAGTATAAATTATTACGAATTACCTATACGGTTTTTATGATTGGCATTATTGTATCAGTGGCAACCTTTGTATGGGCATTTAGAAGTGCTGGATTTTAGTTCAGAAGTTCGTTCAATAAATCTTCATAGCTATATTTATGTCGGTTTCCACTTTTTACATGTAGCACTTTTACTCTAGTTGCTTTTAATCCGAATATACCTTGCAGGTCTTCAATTTCAAATTGTTCTACCTCCATATCTAGGATTCCTTTAAATTGAAGGAATTGGATATATTTCATATACTCAGTTTCTTCCTGTTTGCCAGAATATACTATGGTGATTTTCCCTTGTTCCGTAATACGTTCTCTGGTTCCTTTAATATAGGCTTTATCGATACGTTTTTTGACTACCTCATAGCGAGCGTTGTAGGTTCCATCCACATCAAATCTTTTCTCATCCATGCGAAAACGAATTGCAATGGGAGAATGAGATACTAGTATTAATGAGGTTACTTCAAGAGGAAATGGCAACGAAGTTTTTATGTCGTGATGAGCCATTTCCATTTCGCACATGACCTGTAATTGCCATAGACGTAAGTTTTGTAGGTAGATGGTGTTGTATTCTTTATGAGGAGCAATTGAAGCACCTATATACATGTTGTGTTCTACACCATCAGTTTTAAAGCGTTCATAGTAGTGCGGGTAAAACGCTTGTGCTTCAACCTGCTTTTCATCTAAAAGCGAAGCCATTTTTTTGTTAATAATAGCAAGAGTGGTGTCGAATTTTTTTCGAGCTTGATAAAAGGTGCCCATTTTAGGATCAATAGCATCAAAATAAGCTTTCACTTTTTTCTTTCCATCGTGGGTAAAATCAGCGTTTTCGAAAAGTGGATGAATTTCTTGTTGTATATATAGTTGTATTTGTAATTCTGTATTGGCATTAATTCCTATCGAAAGCTCATTTAGCATGGTTTCTATCTCAAAAATACGTTGTTCAAATAACAGAAATTGATTTTTGGATTTGACCTCTTCCATAAGTTCTCTTATGACTCTTAATTGACTTGATAAGTCAGTTTGGGTAGTTTTATTCCTTGTCTCTGAGGAGCCTTTTATATCGATTTGTCCATAGAGAGGATATACATTTTTGAAAACTATTTCTTTTAAAGTATAGTCCCGTCCTTGGCTATTTTCAACTAAGAAATTTTGCGCTTCTTGTTTAAACTTCCAAGAAACACTTGGATGAATTGAGGTGTACTCCTTTTGAATAACCGCATCAATTTGATTGTGAAACTCACTGTAATAACGATCTAAAGTGTCTGTAACAAAAGGTAGCACAATATCTAGTTTGTGAGCGTTAACACTATTTAAGGCTCCCGGCTGGGATGAGGCAAGTTCAATGATTCCTAAAATAGTATTGTCTTTCACAACAGGGGCCATGATACAACTTTCTATTCCTTGAGAAAGTAGATGTTGTCCCATAGCTTTGTTTGCAGGACTTTCTGAAAATTTGGAAATATGAGAAATGCTGAAGTACTTTTTCTCCTCCATTAACGTCTCGAATGAACAACCACATAATGCATTTTTACAATCTGCTTCCTCGCTATCTAAAAGAATAAAGCTGGTAAATTTATCCTTTGATGACACCATTTTAAACTTGTTTTCTTCCTGAATGTATGGAGTAAAGCCAACTTTAAGATCAGGAACTTTGAAAATAGACCTAAAAATGTTTTCAATATTTTCTCCTCGAACTATTTGGTCTGGTTCACTTCGTAAAAG harbors:
- a CDS encoding MATE family efflux transporter, whose protein sequence is MSKISSSQLGSEPIGSLLIKQAVPASIGILVMSLNIVVDTIFVGQWIGAVAIAAINVVLPVSFFIGALGMAIGIGGSSIISRALGAGDKGKALRTFGNQLSLTLLFSVSFVLMGLYFVDTLVPSFGGKGAIFEPAKVYYKIVLYGVPFLALCMMGNTVIRAEGKPKFAMYAMMIPSVGNLIMDYLFIYILDWGMAGAAWATSISYVLCFGYVLYFFLSKHSELKLKLPHLLLQLSLVREIGALGFVTLARQAVVSIIYLLVNNILFNLGGESSVAVYAIIGRMLMFALFPVLGVTQGFLPIAGYNYGAHHYERVRETINTSIKYASLLATIVFLLIFIFPETIVKVFTSDVIVVENTPNAMRWVFAATPIIALQLIGAAYFQAIGKAIPALLLTLSRQGFFFIPLVLLLPRFYGENGVWISFAIADVLSTIVTGYFLNKEIKKDLVTNFR
- a CDS encoding CopD family protein, whose translation is MDLYNYLKALHLIFVITWFAGLFYIVRLFVYHAEAVDKPEPEQGILINQYKLMSRRLWNIITWPSAILASVFAFWMLFFTPMGKAWLAMPWMHIKLGFVFLLYVYHLKCHQIFKQLQRDQIKYSASFFRLWNEGATLLLFAIVFIVILKSTLSWIFGVLGLFGLAILLMIGIKAYKRYREKHPNA
- a CDS encoding SdiA-regulated domain-containing protein, producing the protein MRSGKEYIIGGFISLLVGTFGCTSQEELRKVFSFPSQMKEVSGVTYDAKRSMLWAIEDSGNRNEVYGIDTLGTVVKTIAVNGVENNDWEALTMGADGSLYVGDFGNNGNTRKNLAIYALNPESLYENNAEVAYKVSFYYPEQRTFPPEKTEKFYDAEAFFLVGDHFYLITKNRSKGFGGTARVYKIPNREGNHAALLLGELETCERFSYCAITDAAISPDGTRIVLLSQKFVWIFDHFSEHNFLHLANRKIELPGMTQRESITFKDANTVWIADERDKHTGGKVYEFLLTP
- a CDS encoding metallophosphoesterase: MKLFWVYLLSFRNKTALVSTILLWASIGCATLEPQYGIKTTKELTPPKANGSHTIFLIGDAGNADKSIGTQTLNHLSNRLKLASSNSTLLFLGDNIYQKGLPPEDDPSYASAQNKLKMQLKITNDFKGKTVFIPGNHDWYNGLKGLERQQLMVTDYLGDKKSFLPRKGCGLDILDINDNLTLITIDSEWFIQNWDKHPGINDQCDIKTRDAFFEELRSLINKNQNKTILIAIHHPLLTNGPHGGYYAASKHLFPIKKIPLPILGSVINLLRKTTGASPADVQHPQYKLLINRIETMLQGRDNIILVSGHEHSLQYIEDRGLKQIVSGSASKIEAAKAVQPISFTAGIPGYATLELFDNGEVWLQFYDTSNTTETLLYQKKIMESSKAKFTDSLSTTASHVQASVYDKKDTRKSTLYKWLWGTHYRHLYGTSISAKTLKLDTIFGGLTPIISGGGNQSMSLRLENPEGKEYVIRALKKNATRFLQTALFEDQYVEDVFKNTSTEAFIYDFYTTSHPYAPFILDTLSASLGLYHTRPQLYYIPKQPALRQYNNQYGDALYMLEERPSKEHIDADNFGNPQDIISTDDMMDNLRKDEKYKVDTKAYLRARLFDMLIGDWDRHSDQWRWSEFEIGDTIVYRPIPRDRDQVFAKVDGALLSLLVKLPPLRHIKNYQEKFAPPRWINKTAFPLDLLILNKTTEKEWVTQATEITEVLTDDLFEFAFTKLPIEIQDSTVQDIKRIFAIRRQKLPSYAARYYKQLLKTVLISGTDKDDRFIIQRNFDGSTTVKTFRIKKSGDQLMFSQTYTNDNSKEIWIYGLDDDDIYEVSGPYNNHAKLRLLGGLNNDTYTIEDGKKVLIYDYVSKKNTLENASNARKLLSDNYEINEYFYKKVPISILSTLPSLGYNPDDGLKLGFVTTLTKQNFIQNPFSEQHKFKANYYFATKGFEIFYNAQFPFARNQWNLVLNAHATSSNFAINYFGPGNETINTDKDNGMDFNRVRMQIYSFSPALMRIGKYGSALNAGLSIESIEVEETENRFINQPGIVEPRLFSHQQFLGIDLGYTFQNYDEPAQPSTGMSFNIQGGWKFNLNNTKRQVPYVESSIAFTLPLTLTKKFVLATRLKGKKLFSNDYDFFQGASLGGTDLRGYRNERFLGKQSFVHSSDLRLRFPNFKKSFIPMNLGVFGGFDYGRVWLQGEDSNSWHSATGGGLWLNAINMISLQTSYFKGKETGRFTFGIGFTF
- a CDS encoding Pycsar system effector family protein; its protein translation is MSVLPKAEAFVFQLFKDKLSTSYTYHNFTHTLQVIQGVKELIENENLSIEESLLVELAAWFHDTGYIEGCKNHEERSAEIAKDFMATEGFSIEQQLKVASIILATEAQSEPKTVLEKILRDADYKHFTSEHYLSICESLRAELQYTVGKTYTDLEWAYENQRILLYGHRFFTEYAKKNWQPLKELTIAQVQKRITKLTEGDITKTDLKKKKLEKMERPERGIETMFRVTLNNHTRLSEIADSKANILLSVNAIIISIALSTLIPKLDAPSNAHLIMPTLVMLLFSVASIIFAIMSTRPKVTRGVFTPEDVAQKKVNLLFFGNFYKMPIESYLKAVNEVMKDRDYLYDSMIKDLYYLGLVLNRKYKLLRITYTVFMIGIIVSVATFVWAFRSAGF